CGACCGGACTTGTATAATAAGTGAGGTAATAACAATGGTTGAATTTGATAATTATAAATTAGTGGATAAGGGTGTATGCGCCGCAAAAGGCTTTAAGGCGGGCGGTATCAATGTCGGCATAAAGCCCGGCTCGAAAAAGCGTGACCTTGCTGTGATAAGCTGTGACACAAAGTGCACTGCGGCGGCAATCTACACACAGAACAAGGTGAAGGGTGCGCCGATAATCGTTACAAAGGAGCACCTCAAGAACGGTATCGCTCAGGCGGTTATCGTAAACAGCGGTAACGCAAACACCTGTAACTCAAACGGTATTGAGATCGCAGAGCAGATGTGCGAGCTTTGCGCAAACGAACTCGGTATTGATAAGAATGATATGATAGTAGGCTCTACAGGCGTTATCGGACAGAAGCTGTCAATCGACCCTGTGAAGAACAATATCAAGACGCTTGTAGACAGCATAAGCGAGGACGGAAGCTCGCTTGCGTGCGAGGCGATAATGACGACCGATACACGCAAAAAGGAGCTTGCGGTAGAGTTTACGCTTGACGGCAAGACCTGTCACATCGGCGGTATCAGCAAGGGCAGCGGTATGATAAATCCCAATATGGCTACAATGCTTGCTTTTATCACAACCGATGTAAAGATAAATGCGGAGCTTCTGCATAAGGCACTGAAAAGGACAGCCGATATAACTTACAATATGGTAAGCGTGGATGGTGATACATCCACAAACGATACACTGTGCATAATGGCGTCGGGACTTGCAGGAAACAAGGAAATAACGGCTGAGGACAAGGATTATGAAGTGTTCATAAACGGTCTTTACGCTGTAATGATGAATCTTGCAAGAGAAACCGCCCGTGACGGCGAGGGTGCAACGAAGCTGATGGAATGCGTTGTTGACCACGCACCTACAGAAGCTGTTGCAAAGAGCGTTGCACTGTCTGTTATAAACAGCAGTCTTTTAAAGGCGGCTATATTTGCGGCAGACGCCAACTGGGGACGTATTCTCTGTGCGATAGGTTATGCCGAGGGCGATTTTGATATTTCGAAGGTCGAGGTCGTTCTGTCATCTTCAAAGGGCAGTGTAAAGGTCTGCGAGAACGGCGCAGGTGTTGACTTCTCGGAGGACGAAGCATTCAAGATTCTTTCAGAAGATGAAATTGTTATCAGGATTGATATGCACGACGGTGCCGATAAATCGGTAGCGTGGGGCTGCGATCTGACTTATGAATATGTAAAGATAAACGCAGAATACAGAAGCTGAAACCGAAAGGACAAAAGAAGATGGAACTTGAAAACGAAAAGAGAGCAAGTATACTCAGCGACGCACTTCCTTATATACAGCAGTATTCAAACAAGGTAGTAGTAGTCAAGTACGGCGGTAACGCAATGACAAACGATAAGCTGAAGCAGGCGGTAATGTCTGACCTTGTTCTGCTGTCGCTCTGCGGTATCAAGATAGTGCTTGTACACGGCGGCGGACCCGAAATAAACGCAATGCTGAAAAAAGTCGGCAAGGAGAGCAAGTTTGTAAACGGCCTTCGTTACACCGATGAAGAAACGATAAACATCGTTCAGATGGTGCTTTGCGGTAAGGTAAACAAGGATCTTGTCGATCTGCTTTACAGCCACAAGGGCAGAGCGGTAGGTCTTTGCGGTCTTGACGACCATATGATAGAGGCAGAACAGCTTGACCCGGATTTAGGTCTTGTAGGCGAGATTACTCAGGTAAACGTAAGCCTTATAAACGATGTTCTCGAAAAGGGCTATATCCCTGTAATTTCGACCGTTGCGGCAGGCAAGGACGGTACTGTTTACAATATAAATGCAGATACGGCGGCGGCAAGAATTGCGGCTGAGATGAAATCCGAGAACCTTATCCTTATGACAGATATAAAGGGACTTCTTGAGGATAAGGACGATGACAGCACGCTTATACATACTGTCGGAGTTTCAGAAGTGCCTTATCTCAAAAAGCAGGGCATAATCTCAGGCGGTATGATACCTAAGATAGATTGCTGTGTCGAGGCTGTCCGCAGAGGCGTAAAGAAAGCAAATATCATTGACGGCAGAATACCTCATTCAATACTTATAGAGCTGCTTACAAACGAGGGCGCAGGTACTATGATTATCTGAGGCACCGATGCAGGCGGAAAGGACAGATATGAATACTATAGACAAATTCAATTCTCATATAATGGGATCATACGGCAGGCTGAATGTTGTTCTTGACAAGGGCGAGGATGACAAGGCAGTTGACGAAAACGGCAAGACGTATATAGATTTCGGCAGCGGTATCGGCACAAACTCGCTCGGCTACTGCAACAAGGAATGGGCTGATGCAGTGTGTGAACAGGTACGCAGTATACAGCATACCTCAAATTATTATTACACAAAGGTTCAGGCTGAGTTTGCCGAGAGATTATCGGAAGCGGCAGGAATGAAGAATATGTTCCTTTGCAACAGCGGTGCTGAGGCAAACGAATGTGCTATCAAGATAGCAAGAAAGTACAGCTTCGACAAATACGGCAAGGGCAGACACAACATAATCACACTTGTAAACTCATTCCACGGCAGAACGCTCTGCACGCTGTCGGCTACGGGACAGGACGTGTTCCACAACTACTTCTTCCCGTTTGTTGACGGATTTATAAATGTTGAAGCGAATAATATAGAGGATCTTAAGGCAAAGCTCGATGATACGGTATGCGCCGTAATGTTTGAGTACATACAGGGCGAGGGCGGTGTTGTGCCGCTCCGGCAGAAGTTCGTTGACGCAATATTTGAGCTTTGCGCCGAGCGTGATGTGCTGACGATCTCGGACGAAGTACAGACGGGCGTCGGCAGAACGGGTAAATTCCTTGCAGGCGATAATTTCGGAAAGAAAGCCGATATAATAACGCTTGCAAAGGGCATAGCAGGCGGTATCCCGATGGGTGCGTGCCTCAGCGGCGACAAGTGCGCAGGTGTACTTACTCCCGGAACACACGGTTCGACATTCGGCGGAAATCCTATCGCTTGTGCAGGCGCAATTGAGGTGCTGAAGAAAGCGGCAGATCCGATTTTCTTGTCGCAGGTTGCAGATAAGGGAAGATATATAGCCGAAAAGCTGAAAGAGATACCAGAGGTCGAATCGGTTACAGGTATGGGTCTTATGATTGGCATAAAGCTAAAGACCAAGAATGCAAAGGATATACTGAATGCCGCTCTTGAACACGGACTTCTTATCCTTACCGCAAAGGAAAAGTTAAGACTTCTTCCTCCGCTCACTATCTCTTATGAGGATATTGACAGAGGTCTTGAAATACTCGCAGAACTTTTAAAATAAAAACTAAAACCGAAAGGAAAAAATTATGAAACATTTACTTAAGATGATGGATCTCAGCACAGAGGAAATCATTGAGATCCTCAATCTCGCAGATCAGCTCAAGTATGAGCTTAAGCACGGCATCCCTCACGATCATTTAAAGGGTAAGACGCTCGGTATGATCTTCCGCAAGGCTTCTACAAGAACAAGAGTTTCTTTTGAAACAGGTATGTATCAGCTCGGAGGCAATCCCCTTTACCTTTCAGCAAGCGATATGCAGATAGGCAGAGGCGAGCCTATACAGGATACCGCAAGAGTTTTATCACGCTACATTGACGGTATTATGATAAGAACATTCGATCAGGCAGAGGTTGAAAATCTTGCGGAATACGGCAATATCCCGATAATCAACGGCCTTACGGACCTTTCTCATCCTTGTCAGGTGCTTGCTGATCTTATGACAATCCGTGAGTACAAGGGTAAGCTTGACGGTCTTAAGATGTGCTACATAGGTGACGGCAACAATATGGCAAACTCGCTCATTGTAGGCGGCTTAAAGACGGGTATGAGTGTATCTGTTGCTTGCCCTGAGAACTACCACCCTGCCGCTACAACACTTGCGTTTGCTAAGAAGTATGACTGCTTTGAACTGACAGACGATCCGATAAAGGCCGCAAAGGACGCAGACGTTATCTTCACAGACGTATGGGCATCTATGGGTCAGGAAGGCGAAGCTGAGATCAGAAAGAAAGCATTCAAAGGCTTCCAGATAAACGATGAGGTTATGGCTGTCGCTAAGCCCGACGCTATGGTACAGCACTGCCTGCCCGCACACAGAGAAGAAGAAATTACAGCCAAGGTATTCGAAGAACACGCAAACGAAATCTTTGACGAGGCTGAAAACAGACTCCACGCACAGAAGGCAGTAATGGTACTGCTTATGGGCAATAAGGATTGATCCGGATAAAACTTAAATATCCGATACGGAGCAACGCATTATGTTGCTCCGTATTCGTGTAATATGGGGGAATAGTCATGACTAATCTGCTTATAAAACTGTTCGTAAAGGACAGCAAAAATACATCCGATCCCACTGTCAGAAAGCGTTACGGGTATCTCGGAGCATTTACCGGTATCGTACTTAACATACTTTTGTTTCTCGGAAAGCTGATTGCAGGTATATTATCAGGCGGTATCTCCGTAATCGCTGACGCATTCAATAACCTTTCAGACGCAGGCTCATCAATAATGACCTTTGTCGGCTTTAAAATGGCAGGAATGCCTGCAGACAGCGAACACCCATACGGTCACGGCAGAATGGAGTATGTTTCGGGCATAATAATTTCTTTTATCATAATGATGATGGGCTTTGAGCTTGGTAAAAGCTCGGTCGAAAAAATCTTCTCGCCCGAAAAGTCGGAGTTCAGCATACTTGCCGTATCGGTGCTTGGAGCGTCGCTTCTTGTGAAGCTGTGGATGGCACTGTTCAACACAAAGCTCGGTCGGAAAATAGACAGCGCCACAATGAAGGCCGCAGCGGCAGATTCGCTGTCCGACTGCATTTCTACATCGGTAGTAATCATCTGTATGTTCATACAGCTGTTCAGCGGTTTTGAACTTGATTCATACGCAGGTATCATTGTTGCGCTTTTTATCCTCTATACAGGCTTCAACACATTCAAGGAAAGCCTCACTCCACTGCTTGGCACAAAGCCTAAAAAGGAACTGGTGGAGGAGATTGAAAACACTGTAATGAACTATGACGGAATAGTCGGCGTACACGATCTTATGGTGCATGATTACGGCGTAGGCAGAATGGTAATATCGCTCCATGCCGAAATAAGCAGTAAAACAGATATAATGCTTGCACACGAACTTATAGATCTTATAGAGGACGATCTCAGGGAAAAGTACAGATGCAGTGTTACGATACATATGGATCCTGTCGTTGTGGATGACAAGAAAGCGGACGAGGTAAAAAAGGTGGTTCTTGATATAATAAAAAATATCGACAGCAGCCTTACTATCCACGATTTCCGTATTACTGACGGTGTTTCAAGGATAAATGTAATTTTCGATCTCGTAACGCCTTTCGGCTTCAGATATAAGGACGGGGAGCTTGCTCTTATGATAAAGAACGCAATTGCGGAAAAGGACGGCAGGCTCAATGCCGTAATCACCGTTGAACGTTCAATGTGCTGAATAATGCTTTTTAACGCACAAAGTCACAAAAGGCTTTGTGCGTTTATTTTAAGTTGACTTGACACGGATTTTGTGATAAAATAAAACTATACTATATTATGAGAGAGTGTTTGTATGAACGGCAATAACGGAAAATGCGGAAAACTGTTTGTTATAGAAGGGCTTGACGGATGCGGTAAAAGCACACAGCTTGAGATGCTGAAAGCAAGCGCAGACAG
This window of the [Eubacterium] siraeum genome carries:
- a CDS encoding cation diffusion facilitator family transporter, which encodes MTNLLIKLFVKDSKNTSDPTVRKRYGYLGAFTGIVLNILLFLGKLIAGILSGGISVIADAFNNLSDAGSSIMTFVGFKMAGMPADSEHPYGHGRMEYVSGIIISFIIMMMGFELGKSSVEKIFSPEKSEFSILAVSVLGASLLVKLWMALFNTKLGRKIDSATMKAAAADSLSDCISTSVVIICMFIQLFSGFELDSYAGIIVALFILYTGFNTFKESLTPLLGTKPKKELVEEIENTVMNYDGIVGVHDLMVHDYGVGRMVISLHAEISSKTDIMLAHELIDLIEDDLREKYRCSVTIHMDPVVVDDKKADEVKKVVLDIIKNIDSSLTIHDFRITDGVSRINVIFDLVTPFGFRYKDGELALMIKNAIAEKDGRLNAVITVERSMC
- the argB gene encoding acetylglutamate kinase — its product is MELENEKRASILSDALPYIQQYSNKVVVVKYGGNAMTNDKLKQAVMSDLVLLSLCGIKIVLVHGGGPEINAMLKKVGKESKFVNGLRYTDEETINIVQMVLCGKVNKDLVDLLYSHKGRAVGLCGLDDHMIEAEQLDPDLGLVGEITQVNVSLINDVLEKGYIPVISTVAAGKDGTVYNINADTAAARIAAEMKSENLILMTDIKGLLEDKDDDSTLIHTVGVSEVPYLKKQGIISGGMIPKIDCCVEAVRRGVKKANIIDGRIPHSILIELLTNEGAGTMII
- the argJ gene encoding bifunctional ornithine acetyltransferase/N-acetylglutamate synthase, producing MVEFDNYKLVDKGVCAAKGFKAGGINVGIKPGSKKRDLAVISCDTKCTAAAIYTQNKVKGAPIIVTKEHLKNGIAQAVIVNSGNANTCNSNGIEIAEQMCELCANELGIDKNDMIVGSTGVIGQKLSIDPVKNNIKTLVDSISEDGSSLACEAIMTTDTRKKELAVEFTLDGKTCHIGGISKGSGMINPNMATMLAFITTDVKINAELLHKALKRTADITYNMVSVDGDTSTNDTLCIMASGLAGNKEITAEDKDYEVFINGLYAVMMNLARETARDGEGATKLMECVVDHAPTEAVAKSVALSVINSSLLKAAIFAADANWGRILCAIGYAEGDFDISKVEVVLSSSKGSVKVCENGAGVDFSEDEAFKILSEDEIVIRIDMHDGADKSVAWGCDLTYEYVKINAEYRS
- a CDS encoding aspartate aminotransferase family protein; protein product: MQAERTDMNTIDKFNSHIMGSYGRLNVVLDKGEDDKAVDENGKTYIDFGSGIGTNSLGYCNKEWADAVCEQVRSIQHTSNYYYTKVQAEFAERLSEAAGMKNMFLCNSGAEANECAIKIARKYSFDKYGKGRHNIITLVNSFHGRTLCTLSATGQDVFHNYFFPFVDGFINVEANNIEDLKAKLDDTVCAVMFEYIQGEGGVVPLRQKFVDAIFELCAERDVLTISDEVQTGVGRTGKFLAGDNFGKKADIITLAKGIAGGIPMGACLSGDKCAGVLTPGTHGSTFGGNPIACAGAIEVLKKAADPIFLSQVADKGRYIAEKLKEIPEVESVTGMGLMIGIKLKTKNAKDILNAALEHGLLILTAKEKLRLLPPLTISYEDIDRGLEILAELLK
- the argF gene encoding ornithine carbamoyltransferase, whose translation is MKHLLKMMDLSTEEIIEILNLADQLKYELKHGIPHDHLKGKTLGMIFRKASTRTRVSFETGMYQLGGNPLYLSASDMQIGRGEPIQDTARVLSRYIDGIMIRTFDQAEVENLAEYGNIPIINGLTDLSHPCQVLADLMTIREYKGKLDGLKMCYIGDGNNMANSLIVGGLKTGMSVSVACPENYHPAATTLAFAKKYDCFELTDDPIKAAKDADVIFTDVWASMGQEGEAEIRKKAFKGFQINDEVMAVAKPDAMVQHCLPAHREEEITAKVFEEHANEIFDEAENRLHAQKAVMVLLMGNKD